A single region of the Desulfurellaceae bacterium genome encodes:
- a CDS encoding AhpC/TSA family protein, which produces MQAYKKHLAAMQAHGAAVLAISPQTPDNSLTMAEKNELPFEVLSDVGNRVARQFGLVFALVDELRPLYDQIGAKLSDFNGDSSYELPIPATYVIGQDGVIRLAYVDADYTHRLEPVDIIDSLAAL; this is translated from the coding sequence TTGCAGGCCTACAAAAAACACCTCGCCGCCATGCAGGCCCATGGCGCCGCCGTCCTGGCCATCTCTCCCCAGACGCCGGACAACTCGTTGACCATGGCCGAAAAAAACGAGCTGCCGTTTGAGGTCTTGAGCGATGTCGGCAACCGGGTCGCGCGCCAGTTCGGACTGGTTTTTGCCCTGGTCGACGAGCTGCGCCCGCTGTACGATCAGATTGGGGCCAAGCTGTCGGATTTCAACGGCGACAGCTCCTACGAACTGCCCATTCCGGCCACCTATGTCATCGGCCAGGACGGGGTCATTCGGCTGGCCTATGTGGATGCCGATTACACCCACCGGCTTGAGCCGGTAGACATCATCGATAGCCTGGCCGCCCTGTAG
- a CDS encoding VOC family protein, giving the protein MEELDRYQARREDLKQRYLPHGEPSAGTVPTAGVDHLALICSDLEATIEFYTTVLGMQLTKIMTNRDEPSSTHIFLDMGGGNQLAFFDFPKKGPAPTVRGVGSMHHVALKASREQYRQIVAGLKARGLAHSLHGSEETGSVYVRDPDQILVEVTTGY; this is encoded by the coding sequence ATGGAAGAATTGGATCGCTATCAGGCGCGCCGAGAGGATCTCAAACAGCGCTATTTGCCGCACGGAGAACCCTCGGCTGGAACTGTCCCGACGGCTGGGGTCGATCATCTGGCCCTGATCTGTTCAGACCTGGAGGCCACGATTGAGTTTTATACCACGGTGTTGGGCATGCAGCTGACCAAGATCATGACCAACCGGGACGAGCCGAGCTCGACCCATATCTTTTTGGATATGGGTGGCGGCAATCAGCTGGCCTTTTTTGACTTTCCGAAAAAGGGGCCGGCCCCGACTGTCCGGGGGGTAGGCAGTATGCATCACGTGGCGCTGAAGGCCAGTCGCGAGCAGTACCGCCAGATTGTGGCCGGTCTGAAAGCCAGGGGGCTGGCCCATTCGCTGCACGGCTCGGAAGAGACCGGCTCGGTCTATGTGCGCGACCCCGACCAGATTCTGGTCGAGGTCACGACCGGATATTAA
- a CDS encoding DUF3179 domain-containing protein, whose translation MYDRTVKDRPVSFGVSGKLYESNVLLYDHQTESLWSQLQAAAVTGELTGTPLIPIASLTTTWQAWREQYPEILVLSTHTGFRRDYGRLPYRQYASSPRLMFPVRHADFRLGPKDKVLGVTIAGRHEAYSLAVLHKRAVPIQDQLGHKKITAVYDPIANSAQVVDAESGELLPSVVAYWFAWVSFHRETAVYGSPQARPRMPEGSH comes from the coding sequence GTGTACGACCGCACCGTCAAGGACCGGCCCGTTTCTTTTGGTGTGTCGGGCAAACTGTACGAGAGCAACGTCTTGCTGTACGACCACCAGACCGAGAGTTTGTGGTCGCAGCTCCAGGCTGCGGCAGTTACCGGAGAGCTGACCGGAACCCCGCTTATTCCCATCGCATCGCTGACCACGACGTGGCAGGCGTGGCGGGAACAATATCCTGAAATCCTGGTCTTATCGACCCACACCGGCTTTCGGCGCGACTACGGCCGCCTGCCCTATCGCCAGTATGCGAGTAGCCCACGTTTGATGTTCCCGGTCCGGCACGCGGACTTTCGGCTCGGGCCGAAAGACAAAGTATTGGGCGTAACAATAGCCGGGCGGCACGAAGCCTACTCCTTGGCGGTGTTGCACAAGCGGGCGGTTCCGATACAGGACCAGCTTGGACACAAAAAGATTACGGCCGTGTACGACCCGATCGCCAACAGCGCTCAGGTCGTCGATGCCGAGTCGGGCGAGCTGCTGCCGTCCGTCGTCGCCTATTGGTTTGCCTGGGTGAGCTTCCATCGGGAGACGGCTGTGTATGGAAGTCCACAGGCTCGCCCTCGAATGCCGGAGGGCAGTCACTGA
- a CDS encoding glycerol dehydrogenase has product MLSVFSAPSHYVQGKNATAQLGTEMKRIGLEGPALIVAGKSAIRLLSEVWQQHLSQAGIRHAVHQFGGECSYPEIERIKQTARDNTSGVVIGAGGGKVLDAARAAADDLNLPVVNCPTIASSDAPCSALSVIYTDQGVFQEYRFYRKNPDLVLVDTHVVAQAPPRLLVAGMGDALATWFEAKTCVEGHIQNMRGGASTRSAEKLAELCYTILVEDGPDALRAVENNVVNPALERLVEANTLLSGLGFESSGLAAAHAVHNGLTEAAQTHPYYHGEKVAYGLITQLVMEGKPRTVIDPVLHFCTQVGLPITLAEIGLSADMSRQQLEQVAARATAEGETIHNEPFEVSPDIVADAILAADAMGRAWHAAAAD; this is encoded by the coding sequence ATGCTTTCGGTTTTTTCGGCACCGAGCCACTACGTTCAGGGGAAAAACGCCACCGCCCAACTGGGCACCGAGATGAAACGGATTGGGCTTGAGGGTCCGGCCCTGATTGTTGCCGGTAAGAGCGCGATTCGTCTGCTGTCCGAAGTCTGGCAGCAGCATTTGAGCCAGGCGGGGATTCGTCACGCCGTGCACCAGTTTGGCGGCGAATGCTCGTATCCCGAGATTGAGCGGATCAAGCAGACCGCCCGGGACAACACAAGCGGGGTGGTGATCGGAGCGGGTGGCGGAAAAGTCCTGGATGCCGCGCGGGCGGCGGCCGATGACCTCAACCTGCCGGTCGTCAACTGTCCGACCATCGCCTCGAGCGACGCACCGTGCAGCGCGCTGTCGGTCATTTACACCGACCAAGGCGTTTTTCAGGAATACCGTTTTTACCGCAAGAACCCGGACCTGGTGCTGGTTGATACGCACGTGGTAGCCCAGGCGCCTCCCCGTCTGCTGGTCGCCGGCATGGGGGATGCTCTGGCCACCTGGTTCGAGGCCAAGACCTGTGTCGAGGGCCATATTCAGAACATGCGTGGCGGCGCGTCCACCCGCAGTGCCGAGAAGCTGGCCGAGCTGTGTTACACCATCCTGGTCGAAGACGGACCGGACGCCCTGCGGGCGGTCGAGAACAATGTCGTCAACCCGGCCCTGGAGCGCCTCGTCGAGGCCAACACCCTGCTGTCCGGTCTGGGCTTTGAGTCGTCTGGCCTGGCGGCCGCTCACGCCGTGCATAACGGCCTGACCGAAGCCGCTCAGACCCACCCCTACTACCACGGCGAAAAGGTCGCCTACGGGCTGATAACCCAGCTGGTGATGGAGGGCAAACCACGCACGGTGATCGATCCCGTTCTCCACTTCTGCACCCAGGTCGGGCTGCCGATCACCCTGGCCGAGATCGGCCTTTCGGCCGACATGTCGCGCCAGCAGCTCGAGCAGGTTGCCGCCCGCGCCACGGCCGAAGGTGAGACGATCCACAACGAGCCGTTTGAGGTCAGCCCCGATATAGTCGCGGACGCGATTCTGGCCGCCGACGCGATGGGCCGCGCCTGGCACGCCGCCGCAGCGGACTGA
- a CDS encoding N-acetyltransferase, whose translation MAGLLRLATEDDAEGMLEIYAQVVEETVISFEEQPPSPQEFRSRIRTVLDRLPWLVCVFGDDLAGYAYATPFRSRAGYRWSVELTVYVHPNYHRRGVARSLYTALLRCLEAQGYHTAVALIALPNQASTALHAAMGFRRTGVLESIGYKHGRWINDDVWQLTIQPAPGAPSEPIPLSQFIGTREWQEALDSGTALLKT comes from the coding sequence ATGGCCGGCCTGCTGAGACTGGCTACCGAAGACGACGCCGAGGGCATGCTGGAAATCTACGCCCAGGTTGTTGAGGAAACGGTCATCTCATTCGAAGAACAGCCGCCCTCGCCCCAGGAGTTCCGAAGCCGCATTCGCACGGTGCTGGACCGGTTGCCCTGGCTGGTCTGCGTCTTCGGCGACGACTTGGCGGGATACGCCTACGCTACACCCTTCAGGTCTCGGGCGGGCTATCGTTGGTCGGTAGAACTCACAGTTTACGTGCATCCCAACTACCATCGCCGCGGAGTGGCCCGCTCCCTCTACACCGCGCTACTGCGCTGCCTGGAAGCCCAAGGATATCACACGGCCGTCGCGCTAATTGCCCTCCCCAATCAGGCCAGCACTGCTCTGCACGCGGCCATGGGCTTCCGGCGCACTGGTGTCCTCGAAAGCATCGGCTACAAGCATGGCAGATGGATCAACGACGACGTATGGCAACTGACGATCCAGCCCGCTCCCGGCGCTCCTTCTGAACCCATCCCCTTGAGCCAGTTCATTGGCACGCGTGAATGGCAGGAGGCCCTAGACAGCGGCACGGCGCTACTGAAGACCTGA
- a CDS encoding DUF3179 domain-containing protein: MRSKTRGLWLISLVVLSPWLGGFELSRHSIDVDHIVDTGLDKDDIPALLAPRFVPAAEASWLGAGDELIGVVEGGVAKAYPVRILSWHEVVNDTLGDRPIAVTY, translated from the coding sequence ATGAGAAGCAAGACACGTGGACTGTGGCTGATCAGCCTGGTTGTGCTCAGCCCGTGGCTGGGCGGTTTTGAGCTGAGCCGGCACAGCATTGACGTGGACCACATTGTTGACACTGGCTTAGACAAGGACGATATTCCGGCCCTGCTGGCTCCCCGCTTTGTCCCGGCCGCCGAGGCCAGCTGGCTGGGGGCTGGGGATGAACTGATCGGTGTGGTCGAGGGTGGCGTGGCCAAGGCTTACCCTGTGCGCATTCTGAGCTGGCACGAGGTGGTCAACGATACGCTTGGCGACAGACCCATCGCCGTCACCTATTGA
- a CDS encoding redoxin domain-containing protein: MSDQSGLNQELKQAIEAFQQEMLPKIPAEIRTTLQRTTEDLVKTGIADRALTVGDTAPDFSLPNVGGEQVRLSSLLSEGPVVLAFYRGNW; encoded by the coding sequence ATGAGTGACCAGAGCGGACTTAACCAGGAACTCAAACAGGCTATTGAGGCATTTCAGCAAGAAATGCTACCCAAAATCCCGGCCGAAATTCGGACTACACTCCAGCGCACCACCGAGGATCTGGTCAAAACCGGCATTGCCGACCGCGCCCTGACAGTTGGTGATACGGCTCCCGATTTCAGCCTGCCCAACGTCGGTGGCGAACAGGTCAGGTTGTCCAGCCTGCTGAGCGAGGGACCGGTCGTCCTGGCCTTCTACCGGGGCAACTGGTGA
- a CDS encoding PQQ-dependent dehydrogenase, methanol/ethanol family, whose amino-acid sequence MQDVLTRWVCRASLAVALLVALGVGVRADQHAGAGESLPAVTNERLLQGTTNVSDWLMYGGNYESWRFSPLTDIDRHNVKKLQAAWVFQTGIPAQLQASPVVADGVLYLTAAFNSLFAIDAVSGEMLWRYDHPLPKDMRICCGPGNRGPAIAGDLLYMGTLDARVVALNRKTGEVVWNTEVDNYRNGFSVTAAPLVVKDKVIIGIAGGEYGIRGYLDAYDAKTGERVWRRYTIPNMGEAGNETWEGDSWKQGGGPTWVTGSYDPEADVLYWATGNPAPDWNGDNREGDNLYTNCVLALDPDTGELKWYFQFTPHDIWDYDGNTGMFLLDVQRGGATVKALAQPNRNGFLYVLDRHSGKFLHGTSYVEQLNWAKGLDENGRPQADPKYVPMKGGNPELICPGNVGGQNGSYAAAYSPTAHAIFVPTIESCGKMEKATSMFIQGVPFWGGGPGETQGDLGTAYGHVSAIDPTSGEVKWRYKDKYPLVGGALATAGGVVFTGNQQGYALALDDTTGELLWKFQTGSTVRGQPITYKVGGRQYVAIPSGAGGLVVSIVGENPNISKGSALLVFALPQD is encoded by the coding sequence ATGCAGGATGTTTTGACGCGGTGGGTTTGTCGAGCCAGTCTGGCGGTCGCGCTGTTGGTGGCGCTCGGGGTCGGGGTTCGGGCCGACCAGCACGCCGGAGCGGGTGAGAGCCTGCCGGCCGTGACCAACGAGCGGCTGCTCCAGGGGACGACGAATGTCAGCGACTGGCTGATGTACGGCGGGAACTATGAGAGCTGGCGGTTCAGCCCACTGACCGATATTGACCGCCACAACGTCAAGAAGCTGCAGGCCGCCTGGGTCTTTCAGACGGGTATTCCGGCCCAGCTGCAAGCCTCTCCTGTGGTGGCCGACGGGGTGCTGTACCTGACCGCAGCCTTTAACAGCCTGTTTGCCATAGACGCGGTCAGTGGCGAGATGCTGTGGCGGTATGACCATCCGCTGCCCAAGGACATGCGGATCTGCTGCGGGCCGGGCAACCGGGGACCGGCCATTGCCGGCGATCTGCTCTACATGGGCACCCTCGACGCCCGGGTGGTGGCGCTGAATCGCAAGACCGGCGAGGTAGTGTGGAATACCGAGGTGGATAATTACCGCAACGGTTTCAGCGTGACCGCCGCTCCGCTGGTCGTCAAAGACAAGGTCATTATCGGCATTGCCGGCGGCGAGTATGGCATTCGGGGCTATCTGGACGCCTACGATGCCAAGACGGGCGAGCGGGTATGGCGCCGCTACACCATTCCCAATATGGGCGAGGCGGGTAACGAGACCTGGGAGGGCGATTCCTGGAAGCAGGGCGGTGGGCCGACCTGGGTGACCGGTTCCTACGATCCGGAAGCCGACGTGCTGTACTGGGCGACCGGCAACCCGGCGCCGGACTGGAATGGAGACAACCGCGAGGGCGATAATCTGTACACCAACTGTGTGCTAGCCCTGGACCCGGATACCGGCGAGCTGAAGTGGTATTTCCAGTTCACACCGCACGACATCTGGGATTATGACGGCAACACCGGCATGTTCCTGCTCGATGTGCAGCGCGGCGGGGCAACCGTCAAGGCTCTGGCCCAGCCAAACCGCAATGGCTTTCTGTACGTCCTTGACCGCCACAGCGGAAAATTTCTGCACGGCACCTCGTACGTCGAGCAGCTGAACTGGGCCAAGGGGCTCGACGAGAACGGACGCCCGCAGGCTGACCCCAAATACGTGCCGATGAAGGGCGGCAATCCTGAACTGATCTGCCCCGGCAATGTCGGCGGTCAAAACGGTTCCTATGCGGCCGCCTATAGCCCCACGGCTCACGCGATCTTTGTGCCGACGATCGAGAGCTGCGGCAAGATGGAAAAAGCCACCTCGATGTTTATCCAGGGCGTTCCGTTCTGGGGCGGTGGTCCGGGCGAGACCCAGGGCGATCTGGGAACGGCCTATGGCCACGTGTCGGCCATCGATCCGACCAGCGGTGAGGTCAAGTGGCGCTACAAAGACAAATATCCGCTGGTCGGCGGCGCACTGGCAACCGCCGGTGGTGTGGTGTTCACCGGCAATCAGCAGGGCTATGCCCTGGCCTTGGACGACACGACCGGGGAGCTGCTGTGGAAGTTCCAGACCGGCTCGACGGTACGCGGACAGCCCATCACGTATAAGGTCGGCGGGCGCCAATATGTGGCCATCCCGAGCGGGGCTGGCGGTCTGGTCGTCAGCATTGTGGGCGAGAACCCGAATATCAGCAAGGGCAGCGCGCTGCTGGTGTTCGCCCTGCCCCAGGACTGA